The DNA region ccttgAGATtttccaaacccgcctggacgtgacgCTGTGTAATGTGTTCTAGGTCACTGTGCTtcagcaggggcgttggacttagaggatctccagaggtcctttccaacttcagccattctgtgattctgtgaattattcCGCATCTGCCAGTCTCTCTCCCAGGGCTCGTTGTAAGGGAGATGGTGGTGACCATGTGGACCTCTGCCCTCAATGTGTCCGTGGGGGATGAGAGGTGTCCCAGCTCCTTGCCATCAGACAAAACATGCCATGCAACTCTGCATGCTTTTCTTCTGAATCCTTGCATTAATGGAGCCAGTCCCCCACCTTCATCCCGCTGCTCCTCCTCAGCCCTCAGACCTAAGGAGGGTCCTGGCTCCTCTCAGTTCAGAATACTGCCTGCAGAGTATCTCATCACACAAGGCCAGAGATGCACTTTTCATACGCTGACCCAGAGCTATAGAGCAGCAGACTTGTTGCTCGTGCCTGCACTTTCCAGATAAAACCTCTCATTGCTGGGGGATCTGACCTGTCTGAGCCCTTTCCGGGTGAATCCTGGATTGCAGGAGAGGAAGATTCTTGCACCCAGGGGTGCCACCTTGCTCAGGATGCTGTGACATGCGGACTGGGCCTGTGAATCCTGCTTAGAAGCAGCTGGCTGGCTCAGAGAGGGCTCAGAGAAGTCTGCGAAGCAGCTGATCTACTGGCAGCAAGACCTTGCCCCGCTCAGGACACTCATACCTACGGCATGCTGTCTTGCAGGCCTCTAAGACATGCTAGATTTAGCTGTTTGGGAAAGTGTGGTCATTACAAGAAGACACGCGAGTAGTAAATATTCCCAAACCACTCAGTGTTTACTTTCGCCACTATGTGGTGTGGAGACCCGGATCATGCACCTCCCCACTTTGCTTTCCTCACCCAGCTTGTGCAATCTGTTGGATTGACAGAGTCCTTTAAAGAGTTCAGGACGTGTTCTCCCCATCATCGTCATCTGCTTATGGCTCTTCCTCCAGACTGTGGGcatttctctgcccagctcttcccagtACTCTGCAAAACAGCTGGTGAGAGACCATTTTTCTGCTTGGAGCGACTCACCTGTATGCATTACTAGGTGACCAAATTACTTATCGAATGCTCAGTTACTGTCATCACCTACAAACCTGGAAAAGCTGGTCTGTTCTCAGAGAgggtcagctttctgtgcaagagAGGCCTCTGCGTGGCTAGAGGACCTGCAATGTGTGACAATCCTCCATTGCTAGCCCTGTTAGTctagcaggaaataaaaaagacaacatAGAGGAACATTGCCCAGTCAAAAGAGAGTGTGTGTATTGACATAAAAATACACGAAGCCCTAAACTGCTGCTTTCAATTATCACAGGAACATTCATGGCACTGGGAACATCTCAAAACTCAACTGTGGTGGCTCACTTTTCTGTATCACCTGGAAAATGAGCGGGAAATGTTACCCTGATATTTGCCCCATCCCAGATACCCCTTGTCACAGAGTAGGGTCTGATGTGGTCATTAAAGCTAACGAgtcctctgccctcccaggtcTCTGTACACAGAGTACATTCAGTGGGGATGAAACCGGTGTCTTCTTCTTGAGGAATACGCCTGGAAAGCAGTGGATTCTTCCGTCAGGCGTGAATCTTCCTGGAAAACACCACTTTCAGCACTGCCTGACGGATCTGCTTGGTTCTCATGCTGTAAATGATGGGGTTCAGCATGGTGGGGAGGGTCAGGTAGAGATCGGCCAGGAGAACCTGTGCCCACTCAGATACACTGCTGTCAAATGCCTGTACATATACGGAGAATATTCCGGGGATGTAATACAGTAGCGTCACACAGATATGACACCCACAGGTGCTGAAGGCCTTCCTGCATGATTTCTTTTCCACAGCAGCTTTAATGATCATCccataagacacagcaatgaaagCCACGTCCATCCCTGCTACAAGAGAAGACCAAACCACGCTGTAAAGGCTGCTGGGCCTGTGGTCTCCACATGCCAGCTTTGCCACGGCCACGTGCTCGCAGTACGAATGGGGAACCACACAGGAACGGCAATAAGACAAATGTGTCACCATCCATGTCAAGGGAGCCATGAAGAGGAGAGCTCTCCCCAAAATGGCCAGGCCTATTTGGACCATTGTCTGGCGATTCAAGACAGTTTCGTACTTGAGGGGGTGACAGATtgcaacgtagcggtcaaaggCCATGGCCAGGAGCACTCCCGACTCCTCCACTGTTGCGGAGTGAACAAGGAACATCTGAACAAAACAGGCCACGTAACCAGTCTCGGTAGAGTTCAGCCAGAATATGCTCAGCATCTTGGGGACAGTGGACGTCACCATCACCAAATCGATGACTGCTAGCATGCCCAGGAAGCAATGCATGGGGCTACGCAGGGAGTTATCCAGCCCAATGGCAAGCAAAACCACACCATTTCCTACCAAGGTCACGATATACCATGAACAGAAAAGGATGCCCAGCCAGGTGTGGAAAGCTTCCAGGCCGGGAACACCCACCAGGATGAAAGAGGAAGAGCTGCTGTTGGGGCAGTGGAAGCGGTCTGAAGCCATGCAGGAGAATCTTGCCTTTGTGCTTAGAAAAAGGGGAAATGTAGCAGTTTAGGAGCCTTCAGATTTGCAGAACTAAGAATGATAAGGTGGGGACAGCGAAGCAACCCATGAGCCAAAGCAGGAATCCACGTTATCATGACGTGTGAGATGGGAGCTCTACAGCATAACATGGCTGGGTGGGGGGAATGCATCAGAAATGCAGAAGCAATGGTACTTTTATGGTTTGCGAGTTACTCCAAGGCAAAGAGGAAGGTCATGTTTCCGAGTGTGCCACCTGGCATAACCAACGTACTTGGACAGCACACTGCTTGTGAAACGCTTGTTTCTTGATCAGTTACTTGCCACCACTCACTTAACACCTTGGGATAAGCTGTAAAAGGAGGGTGAATGGTCAGTGGTTTGCAGTCAAACTTCCCACAGACAGAGCTTTTGTCTTAGCTGTCTTGGCTTCCTTGCAATGAAGGACATAGGCTCAACATAGGAAGTTCTTCCAAACTTGTAAGGCAAAAGGTGTTCTCAGAACATGGCCTGGGACATCAACGTGGCCATGAAAGCGTCTTTTGCTACGCTGTCTTCATTCTGTCATTCGCCCATGAGAAAAGCCTGCAAAAGTAGGCAGTAGCAAGAGGGAAAGATTCCTTTCTGAGATTTTATTGTGGCTGCAGAAGCTCAAAGGTAACGCAAAAATGCCAGAGAAAAACCCTGGAGGGACAAGAAGGAGAAGAGTGAGTACTGCGCGCAGGAGCTACACATTCATTTGTGACTAAACGCTGCTACTGCTTCTGCTGCTTCTCCCCACAAAGCTGCAAAGAGCAGGCAAGTGCTGACAGCACCACACCCCTCTGCATTAAGAGAAATGGCTTGCATGATCACCCACCAATAACTTGTGAGCAAGCAGCAAGCTGTGGGGTGGCCCATGAGTGAAAATACTCATGCTAGTGACAAGGCAGAGTAAAATTCCTCTGGGCGCAGCCCAGCCCCCGGATCATTTGGCTAAAAATTAGCATTAGGCGTGGTCAGCATCATACTGATGAGAAGCGGAAGCTAGACAAATTCAGAAGAGTTAACAAAGTAGATCTTGGGAGACAACTAACTAAGGAAAAGCAGCACTTGAAGTTTTAAAATAGAGAGAGGACTTTCGTAGGATACCCCCATCTGAACTACACCTTCACCCTGGCTGTGGGGTtcctgcgggagctgctggatgAAAGGCCAGTCAGAATGGAAATGCTCACCTTCGGGCCTAAAAGACTATGAATCAGGACATTCTGGAGACTGGAGCAAAACTAAAACTCGTTTTTAATTATTGCATTCCACATCCTGGTAaccagcagctgcaggagtcagCTGTGACTCCAAATTTGCACAGGGCAGTGAGGCTGACCAGTGGCTGCTTTCACGGATACACCTTCCAGAGCAGACCCCacactggcaggggcagggaccaGCCTTGCAGACCAGACCCTCTTGCAAAACACAGCTGTGAACCCTGCGATGCTGCAAGCTGCACTTCAACTCACCTACCTCTGAGTGTCTACGTGAAGGTGCCTCCACACAAACGCGGGGTATGGTGCAGCTGCCTGAACACATGTACCTAGAGCCATCGGAGATGCCCGGTGTGTCCCTCTTGGCCCCTACTCGCTCTCCAGCAGGCTGCAGGTCCCCTGCAGACCCAGGCTCACAGTCTGCCTCTGCCATATGGATGCCCGAGGGCATCTCCAATGGCTCTAGACATCCAAATAAGGGGCAGTGAAATTACACCCTAAGGGTCCGAGCTCCGGTTGCagccagaggagagagggagcaTTGCCAGTGGAGCTTAGTGTGGACCTCAGCTCCCCAGGTGTAGGGGTCTGCCCTAGGGTGAGCTGAGCTGCTCTGCAAGAGCCGCTGACCATATGGGCTAGATCCCCACTGACTGCACTCATTGCTTAGACACTTACCACTCATGCACACAAGCACACTGGACACCTACCTGCAGGCACCTACAGGTAAGGGTCTGAACCCGGAGCTGAGTCCCCAGGTGCCTACACTGAAGTGAAGAGTATTTCTGCTTCCAGAAGCTCTGCTCCACAAGCCTGGCACAAGCAGGAGATTGTTTCCATAGTATTATCAGCATTGTGGCAGTACTGAGGAAGCCTGATCACTGGCCACGACTTGGCCTGGGAGATGGGAAAACAGCACAGAAGGGCTTTACAGCCAGAGGAAAGACTTCTGATCCCAGGCAGCTGAGAAAGCTGGCACAGGTGTCTGCCTTGTCTGCAGGGCTGCCACCTGGAAGGCTGCAGCAGTGCATCTCTGTGTATCACAAAGTGCAGCAGTGTTGGAGTATTTAATTTGTCTTCTGGGAGTCCCCAGGGAGACAACACATGGAGGACACAGAGACTGCGTTGTCTGTTTTGTGAGGAGATGGAAATTTTCAAGGCGACCTCAGCAGCTGTCATTAGCTCTCCATCATCATGCCACAATGTCAAGGTCTGCTTTCTTCTCTTACCAGCCGTATGAAGTCATCCCACCCCGTATAAGGGAAGCAGACACACTAATTTTACTGCACGTGTTTGAGCTGCGTAGGGCCATGTAAACACGGTACTGAGGGAGGCGAGGCGGTCAAGAGAGCTTCCATCCATGCTCTGTCCAGCTGAGATCCACTTCTGCTTTGGCCTTTCTCTTTTGCCTGCAAGCTCAGTGCTTGTTGATCCCTCCAAATTGCGGGTAGGAGAGCACAAGTGCAGGATCTGCTGAGCACAGGGTTTCAGCAATGAGGAAATTGTGGGATGGGGGGGAAATGAAGACCTAGTCGTTTATGATGTATGGGGAAAGCTGCTCCTAGAGCAGCAGGGGTTTTGTGAGAAAGGGGAGGCACAGAGCCGAGGCAGGACGAGTGCCTCAGCCCTgaaatttggaaagcttcactctGCCAGAGTTTCGACCTCCAAGCAGCCCCTAGGAGCTacagctgaactcctgctctGGACAGGCCTTTCTACCCTCCGTCCTTCAGGTCCATCTGGACTCCAAGCAGCGCGTCGCCTTGTTAGCCCTAGTGCCATGCTCTCGCGTGTCCTTTCTTCCTGCCCGCTCCTCCCTCCAGGGGCCCATATCTTTTCACCTGAACAAGCCTAGTCAGACAAAAATGCACCCAGCCCTCCATCCTGCAGAGACCTCCGGGTGGCGGATGCCTTTGAGGCCTCCTTGCCAGACACAGGAAATGGCCCCATCCCCTTCTGCATGGAGGGACTGTCTCTAGGCTGCCAGGTCAGGTGGCACAGGAGGGATGCAGCCTTACACTGTAGGGAGGGAGTGTGCTCTTAAGAAAAAGACTCTTTACTGTTTAGGCTCCTTTGGCATTCCTTTGAGTTGTCGATATGTCTCTGTGGCAGCTCAGGAAGTCTTGGTATGTCCAAGGCAAGACTGTCTTCCCAAGGGAAATCCCCTGTGCTTCTCACCCACTTGGAGACCTGTTGTCTTGCGCATATCAGTGTGCTTATTGCTCTTGCACTGAGGCCGTTCCTGCCTGCTGACCTGGCCCCACCGTGCAAACAGACACTGCCCCAGAGAGCTTGCAGACGGAGACTGGCCAGCCACTCAGATCAACACAGGCAGAAAacacagcactcacacaaacacaggcagtgccaATGacctcatcctgttcccctctttggctgatcaggatgaaagcCTCTCGTGGAAATTATACACACAGATATTATACGCACATATATGGATCCCTCCCGTAGCTGGCCTTAGACACTCAGTCTACCCAGTAGCTGGCCCAGGATCCCATGGTCTCCCAGTTGCAtcacgcacagacacacacaagcaAACGTCTCTCCAGCACCTGGAGACCTATGGCCTTATGAGTAGCCAAGCTCCCGACCCCACGCTCTCTCCAGGAGCCAGCTTGGAccccctggtcctgccagcagccaaCCCTTACACCCTCTGGTCTCTCCAAGATTCAGCCCAGACTTATGGCCGCTCCAATACCTGGCTCCCAAACCTCTTACCCTGTTTGCGGGCTGGTGCAGCTGGACGTGTGCTGGCAATCACGCACTGCCATGCACTCCCGCACCGTGTGCATGCACTCTGGTCTCTCCAGTGCCAACACCCCAAGTTCATCAGCCCCTGTGACCTGTGGTCCCAGGGCAGTGAGTGACACTCAGACCCCCACACATGTGTGCAAACAGAACAGAGAGCCTCTCACCTGGGAAAGTAGTTtgaaatggagtttaatgagaacacaggacagactgtgctgatcagactcagggcatggccagacaagcataCAAACCAGCACCCTGTTAACACACAACTGGCCCCTGTTTCCCCCCAGTGTATCTCCACAATCCACCttgctccctccctttccccacctttccttcctcccctgcaTGTCCCATAATGAGTCCTGCACAGCCCCAAACTGCTCTTCCTGGCATACCAAGCAGTAGCCCCTCTCAGCCTGCAAGGTGACCCAGGAGACCCTCTGCCCAtctcacagaatcaaagaatcacagaatggttgaggttggaaaggacctctggagatcatctagtccaacacccctgctcaagcagggtcacctagagcacgttgcacagcatcaTGTTCaggcgggtttggaatatctccagagaaggagactccacaacctctctggacaacctgatccagtgctctggcaccctcac from Apteryx mantelli isolate bAptMan1 chromosome 1, bAptMan1.hap1, whole genome shotgun sequence includes:
- the LOC106495406 gene encoding olfactory receptor 52I2-like, translating into MASDRFHCPNSSSSSFILVGVPGLEAFHTWLGILFCSWYIVTLVGNGVVLLAIGLDNSLRSPMHCFLGMLAVIDLVMVTSTVPKMLSIFWLNSTETGYVACFVQMFLVHSATVEESGVLLAMAFDRYVAICHPLKYETVLNRQTMVQIGLAILGRALLFMAPLTWMVTHLSYCRSCVVPHSYCEHVAVAKLACGDHRPSSLYSVVWSSLVAGMDVAFIAVSYGMIIKAAVEKKSCRKAFSTCGCHICVTLLYYIPGIFSVYVQAFDSSVSEWAQVLLADLYLTLPTMLNPIIYSMRTKQIRQAVLKVVFSRKIHA